In one window of Ptiloglossa arizonensis isolate GNS036 chromosome 5, iyPtiAriz1_principal, whole genome shotgun sequence DNA:
- the LOC143147368 gene encoding putative cytochrome P450 6a14, producing MASYLEILFAIVAVCLALYYYLVSNFEFWKIRGVPGPQPIPLFGNIKDVILTKMPMGDYLRKLHEEYKNEPMIGIFSRRTPLLILRDPDLIKDVLIKDFSKFADRGLPVHEKVEPLTPHLFNLEAERWRPLRTRLSPVFTSGKLKEMFPLIIECSKHLEQYLEKVVAKEEPVECRELTAKYTTDVIGSCAFGIETNSLSDTESEFRRVGKKVFSLTIPGLIRFRLRQDMPRLYNLLGYILPPTEITSFFTKVVVDTMKYRSENDINRPDFINMLLELKKHPDKLENINLTDTLLTAQAFVFFIAGFETSSTTMTNALYELALNPEIQDKLRQEIKETYDKNNGELKYEQIKSMTYLDQIFRETLRKYPPGPLLIRQSMCDYTFDGTKVTIPKKTRLWIPVFSIHRDPDIYPNPDAFIPERFSEEAIGTRHPMNYLPFGDGPRNCIGARFAVYQSKLGLITILRNHEVNICDKTLIPYVFDPAAFLLAPKGGIYLKITRVDK from the exons ATGGCGAGCTACCTAGAAATTTTGTTCGCGATCGTTGCAGTATGTTTGGCGCTTTATTATtatctcgtttcgaatttcgagtTTTGGAAAATTCGCGGTGTACCTGGACCGCAACCTATTCCACTGTTCGGTAACATAAAGGATGTTATATTGACGAAGATGCCGATGGGCGATTACTTGAGAAAACTTCACGAGGAGTATAAAAACGAGCCAATGATCGGGATATTTTCGAGGAGAACGCCGCTTCTTATTCTCCGTGATCCAGATCTGATAAAAGACGTTCTGATAAAAGACTTTTCAAAGTTTGCCGATCGAGGTTTACCCGTTCACGAGAAG GTGGAACCGTTAACACCCCATCTGTTCAATCTGGAGGCAGAAAGATGGCGACCGCTGAGAACGAGACTTTCACCGGTATTTACGTCCGGCAAGCTCAAGGAGATGTTTCCGCTCATAATAGAGTGCTCGAAACATTTGGAGCAATATTTGGAAAAAGTGGTGGCGAAAGAGGAGCCCGTTGAATGTCGCGAATTAACCGCGAAGTATACAACAGATGTGATCGGTAGCTGTGCTTTCGGGATCGAAACGAACTCGCTGTCCGACACGGAAAGTGAATTTCGTCGAGTGGGTAAAAAGGTGTTCTCTCTTACGATTCCCGGATTGATAAGGTTCCGACTCAGGCAGGATATGCCGCGATTGTATAATTTGCTCGGTTACATATTACCACCGACAGAAATAACATCGTTCTTCACGAAAGTCGTCGTGGACACGATGAAGTATAGAAGCGAGAACGATATCAACAGACCAGACTTCATCAATATGCTCCTCGAGCTTAAGAAACACCCCGACAAGCTCGAAAATATTA ATCTAACGGACACTTTGCTAACCGCGCAAGCTTTCGTTTTCTTCATCGCCGGATTTGAGACTTCTTCAACAACGATGACCAACGCTCTCTACGAATTGGCTCTAAATCCCGAAATACAGGACAAACTACGACAAGAAATCAAGGAAACTTATGATAAAAATAATGGCGAATTAAAATACGAGCAAattaaaagtatgacgtatttgGATCAAATATTTCGAG AAACGTTAAGAAAGTATCCGCCCGGACCATTGTTAATAAGACAGTCCATGTGCGATTATACTTTCGACGGCACGAAAGTTACCATACCAAAGAAGACACGCCTATGGATACCAGTATTTTCAATTCATAGAGATCCCGATATTTATCCAAATCCGGATGCTTTTATACCCGAAAGATTTAGCGAGGAAGCTATTGGGACTCGACATCCTATGAATTATTTACCATTTGGGGATGGACCAAGGAATTGCATCG GCGCGCGATTCGCAGTTTATCAATCCAAACTAGGATTAATAACAATACTTCGCAACCACGAAGTCAACATTTGCGACAAAACTTTGATTCCGTATGTTTTTGATCCAGCGGCGTTTCTATTGGCGCCGAAGGGTGGAATATACTTGAAAATAACGAGAGTAGATAAGTAA